Part of the Marinobacterium rhizophilum genome is shown below.
GCAGACCAGCCCGGCCGAATCTGCGCTGGTGACGAAGAACAGCAGGAGGTTGAGCGCCAGGATGGCCGAGAGTATGCCGTAGCTGTCCAGCGTGGTCATCAGGGTGAAAACGTCCGCGGAGCCTGTGTCCAGCCCGGCCAGGCCGAAGACGGTGAACCAGAGGCAGGAGAACAGGCTGGGTACCAGCATCACGCCGAGCACCAGCTGGCGCAGCGTGCGGCCTTTGGAAATGCGCGCGATGAAGATCCCGGTGAAGACAAACCAGCCGTACCAGGATGCCTCGAAGGCATAGAGCCAGTCGGCGAGCCAGACCTTGCGCTCAGGGTCACCCAGGCCGATGTCGGTGGCCATCGCCGGATAGCTCACCATATATTCGGGCAGCAGCCGGGCGAAGGTCGCGAGGATCTCGCCCGGGTTGGTCAGCAGGAAGACGCTGAGCATGAGGCCGACGGCGAGCAGGGTGTTGTAGTTGCTCAGCCACTTGATGCCGCGATTCAGGCCGGAGGCGCTGGAGGCAATGGCGAAACAGGACAGCAGCACAATGATCAGGGTCGTACTGACGTCGGCCCCCAGGTATTGCGAGACGCTCTTTTGCAGCGGGGTGGCCGCGTAGGAAAAGGTCAGTGAAAGACCGATGACTGTCGAAACCACCAGGCTGACCAGGTTCAGCTTGCTGAGGAAACCGCCGCCCAGCAGTGTCTCGGCGGGTTTGGCGATATTCAGGTTGTACATGGCGTGGGCGAAGATCACGCCGATGGCAAGGTAGCCGGCCCAGGCCAGCAGGCCCCAGTGGTTGAAGGCATAGAGCAGTGCCTGATCGGTGCTCTGGCCGGCCTCGACGTGGTAGCGCGGTTCCAGTACGCCCCAGGTGAGCAGGCCGATCCCCATGCCCGTGGCGAACAGCATCCCGAGCCAGCTCAGGGTGGAGAACTCCGCCGGGCCCGTGCCGAAACGCAGGCGCCCAAGGGGTGTAAACATCAGGATCACAAAGCCCACCGAGACGGCGAACGCGGGGTAGGTGAAGATAAAGCCCAGGTTGCCGATGACGTTGACCTTGATGGCATCGAGCAGCAGCTGGAAAGCATTGGGGGCCAGGGTCGCGAATCCGATCAGGCCGATGACCGTCAGGATGGTTGCGATGCTGGTACCGAGGTTCTGTTTCATGAAGGTTTCTCTTGTTGTCATTATCGTCGTTGTTATTCGGGGGTATCAGGGGTTTTGATGCGCAGGCAAAGGCGATGAGGTCGTCTCCTGTGTCCCCGAGTGCTGGTGTCTGGCTTGATCAGCAGGGCTGTCCAGCCGTTGCCTGAGTGCCGCGCAGAACTGCCGCCAGGCGTCTGCCATCCCGGGCAGCGATTCCCGCGCGTGCAGGCAACCGTGCAGCATGTTGGCCGCCTGCCGGTAGCCAACATCGGCACCGCCTGCGCGCCAGGCCTTTACGGCTTTTTCCAGTGGCGCCGTCAGCGGATCTCGCTCCACCGCCAGCACTTCAATGTGTTTGGCCGGCGGCGGCTGGCCGTCGCCTGGAGGCGCGTCATCCTGGATGAGCGCCCAGGCCGCCAGAACATCCGCGCGGCTGAGCAGCGCAGCATCGGGCCCGAGGTTCGCGGTGGTCGGCACGCCCACCAGTGGATAGATCAGCCCCAGCAGCGGCACTGACGCGGCGCCGATCACGGCGTCCAGTATCAGGCGGGCTCCGGCACTGTCACCGACCAGGGCGACGGGCGCGGTGGCGGCAACAACCCGGCGGCAGTCGGCCAGCGCCTGGGCATAGCGTGCGCCCGGCATCAGCGGGTAGTCGATGCTCAGAACTTCACGTTCAAGCAGCTGTGCCAGGCCCGCGGCGATGCCCTGGTGGCTATCCAGTGACCCCAGGCTGTAGCCACCGCCGTGGACGTAGACAAGCGTACCCGGCTGACACCGTGCGGGGCGGTAGAGGCGCACGGGTACGGCTTCGATGCCGGTGTCGGTGAGCGTCATGCCAGCGGGCAACGGTGGGGAAAAGGATGCGCAGAGATCGTCGTAGTGGCGCCGTGCCGCTGTCAGCGACATGCCGGCCATGGCGTCCAGGCCTGCCTGAAAGCGCTGCTCGAAGGTGGCGATATCCATCGCCTTAGGGGTACCGGTTTCGAGCGGAGCCATTAGCTGTGCGCCTTGACGGTATTCGACAGAGGCCAGCAGGGCTGAACCCGGCCGGAAACGAAAATGCACGCAGTGCGGGTGCCTGCACAGGGGATGATTGCGTCTGGATTCATGACGATTCTGGCTCTTGCTGTATTTGTTGTCGTGCCGCGTACGGCACCAGGGAGCGCTCGGTGCGCATGGCCCGTACCTAAAGTTACCCGGATACCCAGGGTGTCTTTGTCTAAAGACGCACCTTAATTGTCCATATACGAATAAATCTTCCCGATGGCGCAATTGGGCAAGACGGGTCTGTTTACGACAGCAGCAAGGGCGAGGTGCGAGGTGAAAAGCAGGTGCGAGGTTCAAGGGAGAGAGGCGCTTAGAGCTTTCAGCCGTAAGCTGAAAGCTGCCGGTTTACCAATTCCCAATCACCAGAGGACTGCCCCCAGCGTAGGCGCCGCGTCTCGCGGTGAAGCTTTTTAACGTTCCCGACTGGGGTTCTTGTCAAAGCGCTGCTGGTAGCTGCGGGTGAAATGGGACAGGGAGACAAAGCCGCAGGCGACCGAGATATCGGTCACGCTCTGGCTGGTTTGCTGCAGCATCCAGCGGGCCTGGTCCAGGCGCAGGTTGCGGTAGTAGCGGCTCGGTGTCTGTTGCAGGTAGTGCTGAAACAGGCGTTCCAGCTCGCGCCCGGACAGCTTCAGCTGGGCCGCGATTTCACTGATGCGCAGTGGCTCTTCCAGGTTCAGCTCCATCAGTTGCACGGCCTCCACCAGGCGCGGATTGCGGCTGTCCAGGCGCTTTTGCAGTGAGGTGCGCTGGGGGTCGCTGTGGGCGCGCTTGTGGGTATAGATCAGTTCGTCGGCGACGGTCGTGGCCAGGCCGTTGCCGTGCTGGGTGCCGATCAGGTACAGCATCATGTCGAGCCCGGACAGGGCGCCGGGACAGGAGAAGCGGCCGCGATCCACCACCAGCAGTTCCTGCACGAAGTCGACGCGGGGAAAGGCCTGGGCGGTACTCTGCAGGTTTTCCCAGTGCAGGGTGGCGCGGTAGCCGTCCAGAATGCCGGCGGCGGCGGCGATATAGGCGGCGGTGTCCTGGCAACCGATATCGGCACCGTGGCTGGCCTGCTGGCGGATAAATCCCAGCAGGCCCGGTGTAATGCGGGCATGGGGGTCGTAGCCGGCACAGATGATCAGGGTATCGCAGACGGCAAGGTCGCGAATGCTGCGGTCGCTCATGATATCCAGGGAATCACTGCTGCGCACAGGCCCGCCCCGTTCAGAGACTAATTGCCAGCGGTAGAGCTCGCGGTTGCTGCTGTGGTTGGCGTGGCGCAGGGGGTCGAGCATGGCGGTGAGACCGAACAGCGAAAAGCCCGGCACCAGCAAAATACTGATGTGCTGGGGGTACTGGCGGGGG
Proteins encoded:
- a CDS encoding BCCT family transporter, translated to MKQNLGTSIATILTVIGLIGFATLAPNAFQLLLDAIKVNVIGNLGFIFTYPAFAVSVGFVILMFTPLGRLRFGTGPAEFSTLSWLGMLFATGMGIGLLTWGVLEPRYHVEAGQSTDQALLYAFNHWGLLAWAGYLAIGVIFAHAMYNLNIAKPAETLLGGGFLSKLNLVSLVVSTVIGLSLTFSYAATPLQKSVSQYLGADVSTTLIIVLLSCFAIASSASGLNRGIKWLSNYNTLLAVGLMLSVFLLTNPGEILATFARLLPEYMVSYPAMATDIGLGDPERKVWLADWLYAFEASWYGWFVFTGIFIARISKGRTLRQLVLGVMLVPSLFSCLWFTVFGLAGLDTGSADVFTLMTTLDSYGILSAILALNLLLFFVTSADSAGLVCEMLTVPRSRAFWIVAMAALAVVINWLDGDIFKVILTLISVAAIPVAFGIFAIGAAFLLRLRRNRNASQLDQPADIPASS
- a CDS encoding alpha/beta hydrolase fold domain-containing protein translates to MAPLETGTPKAMDIATFEQRFQAGLDAMAGMSLTAARRHYDDLCASFSPPLPAGMTLTDTGIEAVPVRLYRPARCQPGTLVYVHGGGYSLGSLDSHQGIAAGLAQLLEREVLSIDYPLMPGARYAQALADCRRVVAATAPVALVGDSAGARLILDAVIGAASVPLLGLIYPLVGVPTTANLGPDAALLSRADVLAAWALIQDDAPPGDGQPPPAKHIEVLAVERDPLTAPLEKAVKAWRAGGADVGYRQAANMLHGCLHARESLPGMADAWRQFCAALRQRLDSPADQARHQHSGTQETTSSPLPAHQNP
- a CDS encoding GlxA family transcriptional regulator, whose product is MFGDRPRQYPQHISILLVPGFSLFGLTAMLDPLRHANHSSNRELYRWQLVSERGGPVRSSDSLDIMSDRSIRDLAVCDTLIICAGYDPHARITPGLLGFIRQQASHGADIGCQDTAAYIAAAAGILDGYRATLHWENLQSTAQAFPRVDFVQELLVVDRGRFSCPGALSGLDMMLYLIGTQHGNGLATTVADELIYTHKRAHSDPQRTSLQKRLDSRNPRLVEAVQLMELNLEEPLRISEIAAQLKLSGRELERLFQHYLQQTPSRYYRNLRLDQARWMLQQTSQSVTDISVACGFVSLSHFTRSYQQRFDKNPSRER